The following proteins come from a genomic window of Winogradskyella sp. PC-19:
- a CDS encoding acetyltransferase gives MNEFYLYGASGHCKVIIDMILRNGGNVVKVFDDNKATKEILNIKVSSGFNQDEVKGNLIISIGNNQIRKKIAESIQKDVFCKLIHPNAIVDASVDIAKGSVVMAGAIINSSVKIGKHCIINTASSIDHDCVIEDYVHVSPNSTLCGNTRVGEGSHVGAGSVIIQGVTVGKNVTIGAGSVIISDVPDNVTIVGNPGKIIKKKKYEI, from the coding sequence ATGAATGAATTTTATTTATATGGAGCAAGTGGTCATTGCAAAGTTATTATAGATATGATTTTACGTAATGGCGGAAATGTTGTCAAAGTATTTGATGATAATAAAGCAACTAAAGAAATCCTTAATATCAAAGTTAGTAGTGGTTTTAATCAAGATGAAGTTAAAGGAAACCTTATAATTTCTATTGGAAATAATCAGATTAGAAAAAAAATAGCAGAATCCATTCAAAAAGATGTTTTTTGCAAGCTAATACATCCAAATGCAATAGTTGATGCCTCTGTAGACATAGCTAAAGGTTCAGTAGTAATGGCCGGGGCAATAATTAATTCTTCGGTTAAAATTGGAAAACATTGTATAATAAACACAGCCTCTTCAATTGACCATGATTGTGTTATAGAGGATTATGTTCATGTATCCCCAAATTCAACTCTCTGTGGCAATACAAGAGTTGGTGAAGGCTCTCATGTAGGAGCGGGAAGTGTTATCATTCAGGGTGTAACAGTAGGGAAAAATGTAACCATAGGAGCTGGTAGCGTTATTATTTCTGATGTGCCAGATAACGTTACAATTGTTGGTAATCCGGGAAAAATAATAAAGAAAAAGAAATATGAAATCTAA
- a CDS encoding DegT/DnrJ/EryC1/StrS family aminotransferase has translation MKSKIWLSSPHMGGSEQKFVKEAFDTNWIAPLGPNVIGFETDIESYLKENKYVAGLSSGTAAIHLALLQLGVSRGDEVLCQTFTFCGSANPIIYQGATPIFIDSENETWNMCPNHLEEAIKDRVSKGKKPKAIILVHLYGMPAQVDEILEVAEKYQIPLIEDAAEALGSSYKGKKCGTFGDYSILSFNGNKIITTSGGGALICNTKEQKKETIFYATQARDNAPHYQHSKVGYNYRMSNISAGIGRGQMEVLDKHIGLRQKMNVFYKNLFKNISGVKVFQESNNDRISNHWLSCITIEQGAKITRQNFQKAMLEANIETRPLWKPMHLQPVFLNSAYYGNDESEQLFSKGLCLPSGSNLSEQDRNRISETVIKLVEES, from the coding sequence ATGAAATCTAAGATATGGCTATCATCTCCTCATATGGGAGGTTCTGAACAAAAATTTGTCAAAGAAGCGTTTGATACTAACTGGATAGCGCCTTTAGGCCCTAATGTAATAGGTTTCGAGACTGATATAGAATCTTATTTAAAAGAAAATAAATATGTTGCTGGCCTATCCTCAGGAACAGCTGCTATACACTTGGCTTTATTACAGCTTGGAGTTTCTCGTGGAGATGAAGTTCTGTGTCAAACCTTTACTTTTTGCGGTTCTGCAAATCCAATAATTTATCAGGGCGCGACACCAATTTTTATTGATAGTGAAAATGAAACTTGGAACATGTGTCCAAATCATTTAGAAGAAGCCATAAAGGATAGAGTGTCAAAAGGAAAAAAACCAAAAGCAATTATTTTGGTGCATCTTTATGGCATGCCAGCTCAAGTTGATGAAATTTTAGAAGTAGCTGAGAAATATCAAATTCCACTAATTGAAGATGCTGCAGAGGCTTTAGGCTCTTCTTACAAAGGCAAGAAATGCGGTACTTTCGGTGATTATTCTATTTTATCTTTTAATGGAAATAAGATAATAACAACGTCTGGCGGTGGCGCTTTAATTTGTAATACTAAAGAACAAAAGAAAGAAACTATCTTTTATGCCACTCAGGCTCGAGATAATGCTCCACATTATCAACATTCTAAAGTTGGGTATAACTATAGAATGAGTAATATAAGCGCTGGTATTGGAAGAGGACAAATGGAAGTTCTTGACAAACATATTGGACTACGCCAAAAAATGAATGTATTTTACAAAAACCTTTTTAAAAATATTAGTGGAGTTAAGGTTTTTCAAGAATCAAACAATGACCGAATTTCAAATCATTGGTTAAGTTGTATTACAATCGAACAAGGTGCTAAAATTACAAGACAAAATTTCCAAAAAGCAATGTTAGAAGCAAACATTGAAACAAGACCACTATGGAAACCAATGCATCTTCAGCCTGTTTTTTTAAACTCAGCCTATTATGGAAATGATGAGAGCGAACAACTATTTTCAAAAGGACTGTGTCTTCCAAGTGGTTCTAACTTAAGTGAACAAGATAGAAATAGAATTTCCGAAACTGTTATAAAGCTAGTTGAAGAATCATAG
- a CDS encoding polysaccharide biosynthesis protein — translation MLKKFWQALYQVLDSSKKRLDFKNIGYLPRWAILGFDSTILLLSLLTTKLIVSKIKDQVFDFSFSTTEVVIIFVNIAFFILYRTYSGLIRHSTFLDAVRFLVASISTLITILVAYYIVYLYSDSEIIFIPALLIYTVISFCGLFLFRVLVKQVFEVYLNYSDKENELKVLVYGTDENAITIASALKSEKPHRYSVLGFIDKTAKNKSKQILGLPIVNIQRNIAVTLRIHKAQALILADKKITKKETVALIDKCLDYNLKVYRAPLLSDIEENKNITSQIEKIQIEDILERDPIKLDNKLVAKEIFNKCVFVTGGAGSIGSEIVRQIAGYKPKKLVIIDQAESPLYQIQLEIKNSFPSLDFKAVVNDVRDFNKTETLFKENKPDVVYHAAAYKHVPLMESYPSEAIFANVLGSKNIADLSYKYNVAKFVMVSTDKAVNPSNVMGASKRIAEIYIQALQDYADKDLKKYTSFVTTRFGNVLGSNGSVVPLFKRQIEEGGPLTITHPDIIRYFMTISEACQLVIEAGAMGNGGEVFIFDMGEAVKIIDLAKKIIRLAGFTPYKDIDIKVIGLRPGEKLYEELLNEKSSTLPTYNDKIMIAKVETYDYESINSEIRELIDYAKNQQTDKIVKKMKAIVPEFVSMNSDFEKLDLKS, via the coding sequence ATGTTAAAAAAATTTTGGCAAGCATTATATCAAGTATTAGATTCTAGTAAAAAACGACTAGATTTTAAAAACATAGGTTATTTGCCAAGATGGGCTATTTTGGGTTTTGACTCGACGATACTTCTTCTTTCCTTATTGACAACAAAATTGATTGTTAGTAAAATAAAAGATCAGGTTTTTGATTTTTCTTTTTCGACCACAGAAGTTGTTATAATATTTGTAAATATTGCCTTTTTTATTCTTTACAGGACTTATTCTGGATTGATTAGACATTCTACTTTTCTAGACGCAGTAAGGTTTTTAGTTGCCTCCATCTCAACTCTAATTACAATATTGGTAGCTTATTACATAGTTTATTTATATAGTGATTCTGAAATCATTTTTATACCTGCATTATTAATCTATACTGTCATTTCGTTTTGTGGATTATTTCTTTTTAGAGTATTAGTTAAGCAGGTTTTTGAGGTTTATTTAAATTATTCTGATAAAGAGAATGAGCTTAAAGTACTGGTTTATGGTACCGACGAAAATGCAATAACGATTGCAAGTGCGTTAAAATCAGAAAAACCGCACAGGTACTCAGTTTTAGGGTTTATTGATAAAACAGCCAAAAATAAGAGCAAGCAAATTTTAGGATTACCAATAGTAAATATTCAAAGGAATATTGCTGTTACATTAAGAATTCACAAAGCACAAGCATTAATATTAGCTGATAAAAAAATAACAAAGAAAGAAACAGTTGCCTTAATTGATAAGTGTCTAGATTACAACCTTAAGGTTTACAGAGCACCTTTGCTTTCAGATATAGAAGAAAACAAAAATATCACAAGTCAAATAGAGAAAATTCAGATTGAGGATATTTTAGAGCGTGACCCAATTAAGCTAGACAACAAGCTAGTGGCTAAAGAAATCTTCAATAAGTGTGTTTTTGTAACTGGCGGAGCAGGTTCTATAGGAAGCGAGATTGTAAGACAAATTGCGGGATATAAACCAAAAAAATTAGTCATTATAGACCAAGCGGAATCACCGCTATATCAAATACAATTAGAAATTAAAAATAGTTTTCCAAGTCTTGATTTTAAGGCCGTTGTTAATGATGTCAGAGATTTCAATAAAACAGAGACGTTGTTTAAGGAAAATAAACCAGACGTAGTTTATCATGCAGCTGCTTATAAACATGTGCCTCTGATGGAAAGTTATCCTTCAGAAGCTATTTTTGCTAATGTACTAGGATCAAAAAACATTGCAGATTTGTCATACAAATATAATGTGGCAAAGTTTGTAATGGTTTCTACTGATAAAGCTGTAAATCCAAGTAATGTTATGGGAGCTTCTAAGCGTATCGCTGAAATTTACATACAAGCATTACAAGATTATGCTGATAAAGATTTAAAGAAGTATACCAGTTTCGTAACTACAAGATTCGGAAATGTATTAGGAAGTAATGGCTCAGTTGTGCCTTTATTTAAAAGACAGATTGAAGAAGGAGGTCCTTTAACAATAACACACCCAGATATCATACGCTATTTTATGACCATTTCTGAAGCCTGTCAGTTAGTAATTGAGGCAGGAGCAATGGGTAATGGAGGAGAAGTATTTATATTTGATATGGGTGAGGCTGTAAAAATTATTGATTTAGCAAAAAAAATCATTCGACTTGCAGGATTTACACCTTATAAAGACATTGATATAAAAGTTATAGGACTTAGGCCAGGTGAAAAATTATATGAAGAACTGTTAAATGAGAAATCTTCAACACTCCCAACATATAATGACAAAATCATGATTGCTAAAGTTGAAACATATGATTATGAAAGCATTAATAGTGAAATTAGAGAGCTAATTGATTATGCGAAAAATCAGCAGACGGACAAAATCGTAAAGAAAATGAAAGCTATCGTTCCAGAATTCGTGAGTATGAATTCTGATTTCGAAAAATTAGATTTAAAAAGCTAG
- a CDS encoding sugar transferase: MFYKEFFKRLLDVFASLFGLILLSPIFLIITVLLTFYNRGSAFFFQRRPGKNEKIFKVVKFKTMTDNKDKQGQLLPDAKRLTGLGKFIRKTSLDEIPQLFNVLKGDMSLIGPRPLLPEYLSLYNEFQKTRHYVKPGITGWAQVNGRNAISWEKKFEYDVWYVQKISFILDLKILLLTVIKVFKSEGINNQGQATTTPFLGNE, translated from the coding sequence TTGGACTTATTCTCTTAAGCCCAATATTTCTGATTATTACTGTTTTACTTACTTTCTATAATAGAGGAAGCGCTTTTTTCTTTCAAAGAAGGCCAGGCAAAAACGAAAAAATTTTTAAAGTCGTTAAGTTTAAAACAATGACTGATAATAAAGATAAGCAGGGGCAACTGTTGCCAGATGCTAAACGACTTACAGGCTTAGGTAAATTCATACGTAAAACCTCATTGGACGAAATCCCTCAACTATTTAATGTTCTCAAAGGAGATATGAGTCTAATAGGGCCAAGACCATTATTACCAGAGTATTTATCTTTGTATAATGAATTTCAAAAAACAAGGCATTACGTAAAACCAGGTATAACTGGTTGGGCACAAGTAAATGGAAGAAATGCTATTAGTTGGGAAAAGAAGTTTGAATATGATGTATGGTATGTGCAAAAAATCAGCTTCATATTGGATTTAAAAATACTGTTATTAACAGTAATTAAAGTCTTTAAATCAGAAGGAATAAATAATCAGGGACAAGCCACCACAACACCCTTTTTAGGAAATGAATGA